Proteins found in one Serratia plymuthica genomic segment:
- the aceB gene encoding malate synthase A, which yields MTQQIVGTELTFTQGFTAAERQVLTDDAVEFLAELVSKFTPQRNKLLAARACWQQKIDQGDLPEFISETNSIREGEWKIRGIPDDLRDRRVEITGPVERKMVINALNANVKVFMADFEDSLAPSWDKVIEGQINLHDAVNGTISYTNEAGKIYQLKPNPAVLIARVRGLHLPEKHVQWQGEAIPGGLFDFALYFFHNYRQLLEKGSGPYFYLPKTQSWQEAAWWGEVFSFTEDRFDLPRGTIKATVLIETLPAVFQMDEILYHLRDHIVGLNCGRWDYIFSYIKTLKNHADRVLPDRQSVTMDKSFLSAYSRLLIKTCHKRGAFAMGGMAAFIPSKDAEKNAWVLNKVRADKELEANNGHDGTWVAHPGLADTVMEVFSRVLGERRNQLEVLRENDAPISAAQLLEPCDGERTEAGMRANIRVAVQYIEAWISGNGCVPIYGLMEDAATAEISRTSIWQWIHHEKSLSDGQLVTKALFRQMLAEEVLVIQEELGEQRFSHGRFTEAARLMEKITVSDELIDFLTLPGYELLA from the coding sequence ATGACGCAACAGATAGTAGGCACGGAGTTAACGTTTACGCAGGGTTTTACCGCTGCTGAGCGACAGGTGTTAACGGATGACGCAGTCGAATTCCTGGCGGAACTGGTGAGTAAGTTTACTCCACAACGCAACAAGCTTTTGGCTGCGCGCGCCTGCTGGCAACAGAAGATCGATCAAGGCGATCTTCCTGAATTTATTTCGGAAACTAATTCCATTCGTGAAGGTGAGTGGAAAATTCGCGGTATTCCTGATGATCTGCGCGATCGTCGGGTGGAGATCACCGGGCCGGTTGAACGCAAGATGGTGATCAATGCCCTGAACGCCAACGTGAAGGTGTTTATGGCTGATTTCGAAGACTCGCTTGCGCCAAGCTGGGACAAAGTGATCGAGGGGCAAATCAACCTGCATGATGCAGTGAATGGCACCATCTCCTATACCAACGAAGCCGGAAAAATTTACCAGTTGAAGCCGAATCCGGCGGTCTTGATCGCCCGTGTGCGTGGCCTGCATCTGCCGGAGAAACACGTGCAGTGGCAGGGTGAGGCGATCCCCGGTGGCCTGTTTGATTTCGCGCTGTATTTCTTCCACAACTACCGCCAACTGCTGGAAAAAGGCAGCGGCCCTTACTTCTATCTGCCGAAAACCCAGTCCTGGCAGGAAGCGGCCTGGTGGGGCGAAGTCTTCAGCTTTACCGAGGATCGTTTTGATTTGCCGCGCGGCACCATCAAAGCCACGGTACTGATCGAAACCTTGCCGGCGGTCTTCCAGATGGACGAGATCCTCTATCACCTGCGCGACCATATCGTCGGGTTGAACTGCGGCCGTTGGGATTACATCTTCAGCTACATAAAAACGCTGAAAAACCATGCTGACCGGGTATTGCCGGATCGTCAGTCGGTCACCATGGACAAATCGTTCCTCAGCGCCTATTCCCGCTTGCTGATCAAAACCTGCCATAAACGTGGCGCCTTCGCGATGGGTGGCATGGCGGCGTTTATCCCGAGTAAAGACGCCGAGAAAAACGCCTGGGTGCTGAATAAGGTACGGGCGGATAAAGAACTGGAGGCCAATAACGGCCACGACGGCACCTGGGTGGCGCACCCGGGATTGGCGGATACCGTGATGGAGGTGTTCAGCCGGGTGCTAGGCGAGCGCCGCAACCAGCTGGAAGTGCTGCGTGAAAACGATGCGCCGATCAGCGCCGCTCAACTGCTGGAACCGTGCGACGGCGAGCGGACCGAAGCCGGCATGCGCGCCAACATTCGCGTGGCGGTGCAATACATTGAGGCCTGGATCTCCGGCAACGGTTGCGTACCGATTTACGGGCTGATGGAGGATGCGGCGACGGCAGAAATCTCCCGTACCTCGATCTGGCAGTGGATCCACCATGAAAAATCCCTCAGCGATGGTCAACTGGTCACCAAAGCGCTGTTCCGTCAGATGCTTGCCGAAGAAGTTCTCGTTATTCAAGAAGAACTCGGTGAGCAACGTTTCAGCCACGGGCGTTTTACCGAGGCCGCGCGTCTGATGGAGAAAATCACCGTTTCAGATGAGCTGATCGATTTTCTGACATTGCCCGGCTACGAATTACTGGCCTGA